From a single Trachemys scripta elegans isolate TJP31775 chromosome 17, CAS_Tse_1.0, whole genome shotgun sequence genomic region:
- the MED22 gene encoding mediator of RNA polymerase II transcription subunit 22 isoform X3 codes for MSQQRVLPQSKETLLQSYNKRLKDDIKSIMDNFTEIIKTAKIEDETQVSRATQSEQDNYEMHVRAANIVRAGESLMKLVSDLKQFLILNDFPSVNEAINQRNQQLRGVQEECDKKLISLRDEISVDLYELEEEYYSSRYK; via the exons ATGTCCCAACAACGAGTCCTGCCTCAGAGTAAAGAAACCCTCCTACAGTCCTACAACAAGAGGCTGAAAGATGACATCAAGTCAATCATGGATAACTTCACAGAGATCATCAAGACTGCTAAG atTGAAGATGAAACCCAAGTCTCTCGAGCGACCCAGAGTGAGCAGGACAACTACGAGATGCACGTCAGAGCTGCCAACATC GTCCGAGCTGGCGAGTCCCTGATGAAGCTTGTGTCCGACCTGAAGCAGTTCTTGATCCTCAATGACTTCCCCTCTGTGAACGAAGCCATTAACCAGCGTAACCAGCAGCTGCGGGGCGTGCAGGAAGAGTGTGACAAGAAGCTGATCTCGCTGAGGGATGAGATTTCCGTTGACCTGTACGAACTAGAAGAAGAATATTACTCTTCCAGGTACAAATAG
- the MED22 gene encoding mediator of RNA polymerase II transcription subunit 22 isoform X1: MSQQRVLPQSKETLLQSYNKRLKDDIKSIMDNFTEIIKTAKIEDETQVSRATQSEQDNYEMHVRAANIVRAGESLMKLVSDLKQFLILNDFPSVNEAINQRNQQLRGVQEECDKKLISLRDEISVDLYELEEEYYSSSYSLCDTNDLPLCEAYWREDPAVLSPEGLSMPLAAATAEQSTAAPQSSTPSHPHVNGHGAGPTEHS, from the exons ATGTCCCAACAACGAGTCCTGCCTCAGAGTAAAGAAACCCTCCTACAGTCCTACAACAAGAGGCTGAAAGATGACATCAAGTCAATCATGGATAACTTCACAGAGATCATCAAGACTGCTAAG atTGAAGATGAAACCCAAGTCTCTCGAGCGACCCAGAGTGAGCAGGACAACTACGAGATGCACGTCAGAGCTGCCAACATC GTCCGAGCTGGCGAGTCCCTGATGAAGCTTGTGTCCGACCTGAAGCAGTTCTTGATCCTCAATGACTTCCCCTCTGTGAACGAAGCCATTAACCAGCGTAACCAGCAGCTGCGGGGCGTGCAGGAAGAGTGTGACAAGAAGCTGATCTCGCTGAGGGATGAGATTTCCGTTGACCTGTACGAACTAGAAGAAGAATATTACTCTTCCAG CTACAGTCTATGTGACACCAATGATCTTCCTCTGTGCGAAGCCTACTGGAGAGAAGACCCTGCCGTGCTTTCCCCCGAAGGCCTCTCCATGCCTCTGGCAGCTGCCACGGCCGAGCAGAGCACTGCGGCTCCTCAGAGCTCAACCCCATCGCACCCTCACGTGAACGGGCACGGGGCAGGCCCGACGGAGCACTCCTGA
- the MED22 gene encoding mediator of RNA polymerase II transcription subunit 22 isoform X2 codes for MSQQRVLPQSKETLLQSYNKRLKDDIKSIMDNFTEIIKTAKIEDETQVSRATQSEQDNYEMHVRAANIVRAGESLMKLVSDLKQFLILNDFPSVNEAINQRNQQLRGVQEECDKKLISLRDEISVDLYELEEEYYSSSLCDTNDLPLCEAYWREDPAVLSPEGLSMPLAAATAEQSTAAPQSSTPSHPHVNGHGAGPTEHS; via the exons ATGTCCCAACAACGAGTCCTGCCTCAGAGTAAAGAAACCCTCCTACAGTCCTACAACAAGAGGCTGAAAGATGACATCAAGTCAATCATGGATAACTTCACAGAGATCATCAAGACTGCTAAG atTGAAGATGAAACCCAAGTCTCTCGAGCGACCCAGAGTGAGCAGGACAACTACGAGATGCACGTCAGAGCTGCCAACATC GTCCGAGCTGGCGAGTCCCTGATGAAGCTTGTGTCCGACCTGAAGCAGTTCTTGATCCTCAATGACTTCCCCTCTGTGAACGAAGCCATTAACCAGCGTAACCAGCAGCTGCGGGGCGTGCAGGAAGAGTGTGACAAGAAGCTGATCTCGCTGAGGGATGAGATTTCCGTTGACCTGTACGAACTAGAAGAAGAATATTACTCTTCCAG TCTATGTGACACCAATGATCTTCCTCTGTGCGAAGCCTACTGGAGAGAAGACCCTGCCGTGCTTTCCCCCGAAGGCCTCTCCATGCCTCTGGCAGCTGCCACGGCCGAGCAGAGCACTGCGGCTCCTCAGAGCTCAACCCCATCGCACCCTCACGTGAACGGGCACGGGGCAGGCCCGACGGAGCACTCCTGA